The Thermodesulfobacteriota bacterium genome contains a region encoding:
- a CDS encoding LLM class flavin-dependent oxidoreductase, which produces MEIGYFTMPLHPLGSDYTQSLDEDLEQIIILDQLGFKEAWIGEHFTAEWENIPAPDLFIAKAIPLTKNIILGTGVSCLPNHDPFVLAHRIAVLDHLAKGRFYWGVGSGTFIGDFQAFGIDPKTGEQRDLTNESLDFILNLWNNPRPGPYGNKRWKFRVPERQNDVGLGVHVKPYQTPHPPIAVAGLTESSGTLSIAGERNWIPMSINFIPKDILITHWSSVEEGAKKSGKTPDRSKWRIARDVYVADTTEEAKKEVKEGTLARDFTDYFFKIVPKIRGNLDIFKVDKSMADSDVTPDYMIDNIWLVGSPDDVVERIKELYDHVGGFGVLLVMGHEWKPKDKWVHCMKLLVEEVMPRLKDLG; this is translated from the coding sequence ATGGAAATTGGCTATTTTACAATGCCTCTTCATCCCCTAGGTTCCGATTATACTCAGAGTCTTGATGAGGACCTTGAGCAGATAATCATACTCGACCAACTTGGTTTCAAAGAGGCTTGGATTGGGGAGCACTTCACCGCAGAATGGGAGAATATACCCGCACCCGACCTGTTTATTGCTAAAGCTATTCCCCTAACTAAAAACATAATACTTGGCACGGGCGTTTCGTGTCTACCAAATCATGATCCTTTCGTCCTCGCCCACAGAATAGCTGTTCTTGACCATTTGGCTAAAGGGAGATTCTACTGGGGTGTCGGATCGGGGACATTTATCGGTGACTTTCAAGCATTCGGGATTGACCCAAAAACAGGGGAGCAAAGGGATTTAACAAATGAGTCACTGGATTTTATCCTTAATCTATGGAATAACCCAAGGCCTGGTCCTTATGGAAACAAGCGATGGAAGTTTCGCGTTCCGGAGCGGCAAAATGACGTAGGTCTAGGTGTGCATGTTAAACCTTATCAAACTCCCCATCCACCAATCGCAGTTGCGGGGCTAACAGAATCATCGGGGACACTGAGTATAGCAGGGGAGAGGAACTGGATACCCATGAGCATTAACTTTATACCTAAAGATATTTTAATTACTCATTGGTCGTCTGTTGAAGAAGGAGCTAAAAAGTCAGGCAAAACCCCCGATCGTTCAAAGTGGAGAATTGCAAGAGACGTTTATGTAGCCGACACCACTGAAGAGGCAAAAAAGGAGGTTAAGGAAGGAACCCTAGCGAGAGACTTTACTGATTACTTTTTCAAAATAGTCCCAAAAATTAGGGGCAACCTAGATATCTTTAAAGTTGATAAATCCATGGCTGATTCCGACGTAACACCGGATTATATGATCGACAATATATGGTTGGTCGGGAGCCCCGATGATGTAGTGGAGCGAATAAAGGAACTCTACGATCACGTTGGGGGATTTGGTGTGTTGCTTGTAATGGGTCACGAGTGGAAGCCCAAAGACAAATGGGTTCACTGCATGAAGCTACTGGTTGAAGAGGTAATGCCGAGGTTGAAGGATCTCGGTTAA